TCACAGAGCAAGTGAGTTACTTGCTTAAGGACACCTTTTTCTATGCATTTGAATTTGTTAGTGTGCAAAACATTTTTACTCCAGTTGTCTCTGGCTTTACCCAGATCTGATTGTCACTGGGAGTGCCAAGTTAATCAGAGTATTATAAACAAAGCATGGCTGGCATCAGAGGTTCATGAGGATCTCTGAAAGGAGAATGGGAGACAAATTATGGTCTTAAGTCACAGAGAACAGAGGAAATCCACTCTTACCTGCCTTGGATGTGGACTGACCTCCAGAAGAACCTTTTGAGAGCATCCAAGCTTCCTTTCTCACACTGTTAAACACATGtttttccagccctggcagcaggttGGGAAGATCAATGATCTGTGCTCACCTGCTGggtttttctgcctgttttgcAGCTGAGCTCTGGTGGGAAGACCTTGGCCACGCTGTGTGGAAGGGGCAGCACAGACACCGAGGAGGCTCCGGGTAACAGGACGTACATCTCTGCTGATAACCACCTCACGGTGGTGTTCCGGTCTGATTACTCCAACGAGAAGCCATTCACAGGCTTTGAGGCCTTCTATGCTGCTGAAGGTGAGAGACTGGCCCCACTGCagatggagcagccagggctgctgtgaggTTGGCAATTCCCTGTGCTctcagtgcctggggctgctggtgtGGGGCAGGAGAAGCAAGGGGGTCTCATCGTGCAGAAGCAGATGCAGAGGGGCACAGTGACCAATGACCAACCTCACGAAACAAAGGGTGGCTGAGACTGAGGGAACGTTGTGTTGAAATCTATGGTTTGCCTGATTCTGTGCTTTGCCCATTAGATATCGATGAGTGCAAGCAGCTGTTGGACACCAAACCCCTCTGCAGCCATCACTGCCACAACTACATGGGGGGCTACTATTGCAGCTGCAGGGTTGGCTACACACTGCACCAAAACAAGAGGACGTGTACAGGTGAGCTCCTTCTAGACCAGGAGATGCTCCCCTATCTACAACATCTACTTAAATCCAGTCCTGACAATAATATCAGTGAAAGCTGTGGggtttcattttcatttttagtacTCCCTGTGTGCCTGGTGCAGCTGGGAGGAGGTTCACAGAgtcagccagggctgggaaccaGCAGAcgagcagctctgcactgacCATTGGTGTGTGCACATTTTTGCTCCCCTCCTTGAAAAGACCTCTTGTTGTGTTGCACTGAGTTTCTAGCAGAGGGAGATCCTCAGCAATAGTGATGTGCTGAGCCACCTTGACAGTGAAGACATTGGGCATTGCTGATGTGCCAAAGGTCTCTGCAGATCTTCATGAGCTGAGGGCAAAAGCTGCCCCTGTGTCTTCTGGACTCCTGTTTGAGCTGGCTGATATTGACAGgctctttttctcctttgttttccagcagaagATATTTAAGCTTCTCCTCAGGCGGAGATGGAGACAGATGTGCTGGGAAGAGCTGGTTTTCCTCCTGGTTGCAGTCCAGGAAGGAAACCTGTTGCAGTCTGCCCAAGGGCTGAAGGCTTCTCTTGCTCCATGACTTGTCCATGTGGCTCCTTGCCTTTCAGACTTGCCTGCTGCAGTAAATAAAGAGGCTGTTGCCTGTTGAAAGCCAAATGCAGCCTCTGGGACATTCATTTTCTGAGGTTCCCACGTGTCACTTGGGAAAAAGGAAGGTAGATCAGACAGGAACTGGTAAGAGACAAGCCATTGTGAAAGGGCCCTGAGCATCAGAGCTACCTGAAGACTCTTGAATTTCTTATCTGGCTCTTGTTGCTTAACCTTATATAGCTCTTAAACTGCAAGAAGAGCAGAAGCACATCACACCTTTGTTTCCTAATGCCCTTTTTAGATATGCTCTTAAGAGAACTCCAGCATTCCAGCTGATCATTACAGACCAGCTTGGATCCAGGcatatgattttattttttggaaaaatTTTCCTAACTTGTCAAGAGTTTAAAGTTATACATTGAGGCAGCAGATGTCCTGGGCTGATCCTGTGagtgcagccaggctgtggcagGTGTGAGAACATCATCAGGAGTCAGTCAtggttttttgctttaattCTCAGCAGTTGAAGATTGTGTCCAGTTAGAGAAAATGTGTGCTTtctgtcactataggacaccaaagaacacaagcacacactactgttctcaaggtgaggaaaaagggaagtttatttccTGACTCTAACATTAATAgttttctaaaagtgacagCAGATTAAAAAGTGGCTGTGACACTTCTCTAATGACATGAGTCAAACTAACAGTCTATCAACTCTCTCCTCTTCCATAAAAGAAtacaaaacaatgagttatttgcAGAAAGTGTGTaggaaagttcactacaagaatgtcaacattagaaagcttagaaaatcttaaaaaaacagaGTGACAGTTTTCTCCCAGCAGTCTTGAGCAGTAAGTAAAATACTCCGACTCTGCTGCGGTCTGGAGCATCACCCCGTGGTCAGAGTGCTCCGGTGCAGGCGCCGGGTTGTGCCGCTCGATGTAAGGGAATCCTGTAAATCCCGTGTCCTGGGTTCAccatatgatgcttttatcctcCAGTAGTCTCGCtttgtttatgctgaataataagttttgcaccttgttGCAGGgggtgaaggggggagagaagaagcgcaCAGTTTTTTCAGACGCTGctctcactcctccacattcctgctcctggactgtgttgtctgcagatAGACAGACAGCAAGACAGagctcttttttttgtttttagttaATTTAGATAGCTGAAGCAAAGgagttccctggactgtgttttttcccccttttctttagACCTCTtaaaacctgctctggactgaacacccaggaaagcaccggcagctgcacctgtggccgAGCCTGGCCGgtgacatttccagcactgagggactgatcagagactgagtgagctcaGCTGCAACCCGAGGatggggttttctcagtttgtcatctcttttagagcaGCAAGAAGTTTTATTGTGTAATATtaagttttattgtttaataaacagttttttttccacttttctccaaagaaGTATTTTCTCCCAGACCAGTTAGAAGGAGAAGCCGATTAAATTTGCTTTCCTACCAGAGCCCCTTTAAAGATTCTCTCCCAGATTTGCTCTAAACCAGAATAAGTGCATCCCGTTTGACTTAATTTCTCGTGCATTAAACACGGAGGTGCCCTTTCTTGTTACCAATTTCCATCATTCCCATACTGTAATTAGGTGTGTTTGGTGGATTTGGCAGCAGTTGTCCTTTGATATGCTCCCCAAAGAATTGCTCCTGTCTGTGCATGCTGGTGTGTACATCTGCCCTTGCTGATGCCCTGGACGCTGCTACTTAGAGATTTGCTTCTATTATGTTGGAGGAAAATAACAATTTTACAACAGATTGACATGATCTGTGGTGAGAATTTTTAGTGTTCTTTCATTATAGACCTCTCCAGGGAAGTTCAAACAGTAATACATGGACATTCCTGCTGAATGCAGTGTTTCAGACTTATTTCTTAGTAACTGAACTGAGCTTTCTCAGCAAGCAGTTTTGGAAGATACTCCAGACTGTGTATGcttacagaattttaaaatcacagttGAGGTGATTGTGGTTTGGGGAGGCTAAGGCTTACCTCAGCAGTTACTTCATAGTCTGTCTGAATTGATGCACATATTCAGTTTATGTAGAAACACAGAATAACTGAACTAATGTGAGTTAATTTAAGTGTTTAACAGCGCAGAGGAATGctaaaaaacctgaaaatgttATGATAACCTCACAGTGTGACTGtaatttctattatttattGTAGCTTTGTTAAATCATTTACTGTTGAACAGGCCCTGGCCATGCCTAAGGCTGCCTACTGCAGAGTAATGCCCAGAACTCAGTGCAGTTCTCCATGAGGAGAGTAAAAAGCCAAATGTTCCTGTATTCCAGATCTCTTTGGAAAACACAGTTTCATAATTAACTAAATTGTTGCTTTTAAACTGATTGGCATTGTTTCTGACGGGAAGATTGAACCATGCTACAGCAGGATTTGTGAGAGGAAAAGAATCCTCTCGCTGCTGAGTACAGGGTTGTGGATtgtatttggttttttaatgCCTGAACTGCTAAATTCATTACTCTGTAAAATTAGTCAAGATCCAAGACTGAGTTTTGGGAGAAATATTGTGCAGTGTAATAGCATAATTATGCCTCTTATCTTTTAGATTAGAATATCCATATATTCCAATTACCCTAATTTACATTCAGAACAAATGCACTTCCTCCTCTGTGCCCAAATTCCTCAGCAATGCTGTCTCTCTTGATTACAGAACTTTTCCAAGGGAGGCAATACTAATGAAAATTGTATTCTAAATCAAATATTCATTTGCAAGCAATTTTTCCATTCCAGAACAATCCAGGAATTACATTCAGAATCATTAACTTAATTTAATCCATATGAGCACAATAATTCAGTATTTAGATCTCAAACTGTTAAACAGCTTTTGCTGCCATTGCTGTTTTGCACATTGTGGAGTGAGTTCCTGCAGAAAGGGAagaggagcctggagagcttcCCTGATAAGTGGTGTTATCTACAGGGCAAGAAAAGTTAGAAGGTGGCTCAGCTGTGGGTGGCAGTGGGGATCTAACAGCTGCTTACCATATAGCTGATCAAAAAATCCCATCTTTGAGGGGTAAATTGGGAATTTTGAGGCAACACTATGAAGGTGGCCAGGGAGAAAGAAATCTAACTCATGAAGATGATAAAAATTATCTCATCCCCTTTGATAATGGTACTGGTTATAGTGGAGCAGGACATCTCAATCAGTACTAATCTTACACATATCATGCTGCAGATGAGGAAATGTCCCAGCAGCTGTTAGAACTCCTTCAACTGTACAGAGCTGCCATCTGCCTACAGCAtgctttattaatttcttttaaattgtgGATGCAATAGCCTggtcagagagagagaaagctaGATGAGCTTTCCATGAATTGGTCCGGGGAACTTtagggagctggagagaaagAATTCTCATCAATCTGCACCTGGTATTTGCAACAAGTTGTTTACTCCCAAGGGATGTCATCTTAATTAGCCAATGGTGACAGAATTTTAATTAAAGGCCCAATTAGGTCCACCTGTAGCAAACTAGAGTGTAAAAAGGAATGGGTTCTTAATAAAGTTAGATATAGCCTTCTGTGAATGCATGGATTTACCTGTGTCACTTCTGACTCAATGGTGACATTAAATAGTGCTGTGAATTCTTGTTTGAGTGCAGCTTCTGACTGAACACAGGTGCAGTGAGAGCCTGCAGAGCACCAACATCCCTTCACCCACCCCTCAGGTGGTGCACACCAGgtgtgcagcaccagctcctggctgtATGTGGGGGCATTtaccagccctgctgtccctgtgcccctaCAGATCACTGCTGCTTGAGGAGTCCCAGctttcagctggaaaaatgGTGTTTTTCTGAAGAACAAGCTTTCGCATTCAGAGTTTCGGTCCAACAACAGATTCTTGGAGCTAATTAGCACTGttagaaaaacttttttttctatattgaCCCCCCCTACAATAAACTTCCTCTTTCTTGCATCTTGGATTCCTTCATTAGCATTTCACTTTCTGAAGTAATGCAACTGAAAATGAAGTATCTCTAGAAAAAATTAAGACTCCAAACACTTCAGTATTTTCAGTGACAGTTTATTTACTCACTTATAAACATTAAAGTATGCAAAGCAGTTAAAATGTTACTGTAACTTGAAATTCTTGAAATGCTACTGTAACTTGAAAAGGAGATTTTGTTTGAAGGTGAAGGAAGGCTAAAATTATTAGCAGACTACTCAGTGCTGCCAACCAGTCTCTTAAACCTAAACCTGAGCAATTGAAACAGAATTAAAACCATGCTAATTACAAAAACTTACCATGAGGTTCCTTGCAGGGGGTCACAGTTAGTCTTTGGAGGTCCAAGAATACCATTTTAAAGTGTTACTCAGCAGAAGTAGCTGGTAATAGTGCAAGTGCTAAAATGCAAAATTCACAGATGGGACAGTTTGGAGATTATTCTGATTaaggtgcagaaaaaaaatgtaagcaaCTTTTTCAGTGGAATATGAACAAATGTGTGGGATTCCTTTCTCAGCCTGGGTGTTTAGAAACCCTCTTTAAACTAAGCACATTAAGGCACAACTGATTTTTTAATTCTGCAGGTGGAAAACTCAGTCAtgcagttttgtttgctgtttagATGCTCTGCTATTCACAAGCCTCAGTGGGAGAGAGTACTGAAGGTTCACTTGAAAATCCAATAGGTTAAAAACTGTGTAATTACCCATATTCAGACTATTCACAGCACAGTATTATGGTGTATAGAAAAATACAGATCCAGTATTTCAGTGGGCTGCAACCCCAAGTACACAACACAATTCCTCAAGCTCATACCACAAGTGGAAATAACCTTCCACGAGTTTCTGTTCTAATGCCTTGCACTTTGTTAAGAAGCTGCCTCCTACGTGACACCTCTGCACCTGTCATAACTCACTTCAAACTTTAGCAGTCTGTGTATATTTACAGAGCTTTACTCATCTGGAAACTCTTTCCTGTGACTAGTTAACAGCACTCTTCTGGGCTGGAAGTGTGGCAGAAGCCTGTTTCCCATGAGTGGGCTGATCTAAAAACAAGTTAAAAGCATCCATCCCCAAAGATGATGTGGACAGAAATCCACCATGACAGCAACTCTGTTTCCCCCAACCCACTTCTGAAAAGGAACTTCCATTGCTAAAAGAACAAGTAAGGTTCCTTGGCACAGATGAAATCTGGAGGGAGCTGCTTACCAGTCTAGGTGCGGGCACCCCAAGGTGTGGGACCTGGATTTTAGATCTATGTCACTGCACAGTGCAAGGCTACAGTGGCTTAGAGAAGAGTGTCAGGTATCGATACGTGCTGAGCGGTGGCTCCTTTAGAACCTGCTTATCTGAAACAAACCGAGTGGCTGCAAAAAGCTTTACAGAAGTTCATCGCAAAAGGGTAAAATTAATTAACTGCTATGAATTCTTTGCATTCAGGGCTGCAAAACAAAGACACATATTACTTAAATCAGTTTTATTTAAGAATTTCCTACAGTGACAAATCTTATAAAAAGCATCCAAACACGAAACTGCAGCAAACAGCATTCTTTTGGATATCTTACAGACAGTGGAACTTCCACCCTGGAGAGGCACACTGAGCTCTAGTGATCTCTGCTAAAAGAGCTACTGCAAAGCACACCACAAGCTCAATGTTCTCATCACAAACCCCCATCATCTTCAGGTCACATTACCACACTTACAGAtcattaacagaaaaaaaaaacacacaccaTACAGCATTCACAGCAGTTGAcataagggaaaagaaatacaaatattccATTTCACGTAACACATTCAACTAATTGATTAACTAGGTAGAGAACCCACTTAAAAGTCTTCCACATGTGGATGTCCTTTGAATGCAATAAACACTCGTACGTTATCTGCTATCATTGCTCTCCGCACACTCTCTCACCAAAGCCACAGGATCGAGAGACATCTCGCCAAGTCAAATAAAATCCTATTAATGCACCACCAGGTCTCTGCATGCGCTCGCTCCTTTATCTCGCACATACCAGCCCTCTCATGCCTCGGCACCACCACCAATCCCACACATGGCTTCAAAAGTTCAAACAGCCTTCTGGTTCCATCTCACAGCCTTGCGTTCACAGCGTTGATACGACTCCATGAAATAAAGAGTAGCGGATAAAAATGGAACACCCACCGTCTAAGACGCAGCATGTGCGGTGTGATGAAGTATTCTTGGATGAGAAAGCATGTAGACAGAAGTATTCCTAAGGCAGAATATTTACAGCACTGCTTTCAATGAAGTGCTTCTTCCATACACATTTGAAATGAGATGAACTGCGGAGATTAAATGAAGCCTTCATATCGTACTTTAGTATGGAGGGGAGACAGcgttaaaaaaaacaaacaaacacaaacaaaaatgaCACTGTGTTGTCCAACGGGGCGCTTGGAGAGTCTTATGGTGGGatcaaattaaaaacaagagGGAGAGAATGCTGTTTCTGACCAATGGTTCCATTTTGAACATGCAAAGAATTCATGTAGCCAGGAAACAAGGGGTAAAGTATTACAGGAGAAACCTTTCCTATAGACTGTAGTGTTAGTTCACCTATCGGGCAAACAGCAGTCCACTTCCAAACATTCAGAATTCCAACCAGATATGTAACAAAACTTAGAAAATTCCTtttacctttcttttctttttctttttttttcttttttttttagaaaagaaaaatgtcaaaaatacTGCTGAATATACTGCACACTGAACAAATTCTTTTGGAAAACTTTAGCATATACGTAATTTACAGTATACTTACCATGAGTTAAAAAATTTGATTTCCCACCATAGAGTCAGTATCAGAGCCCACTGCGTCTACATTCCCCAGCCTGATGACTTGGAATCCATGCTTGAACCAAAGCCCCCGTTGAACCCACTGCTGGAGCCGGGGTTGGAGGCTGAGCCCCAGCCTATCGCTGCCCCCGAGTTGGACCCTCCGTACGAGTTGTTGCCTGAACTAAAACCCTGGTTCTGCTCCCGCTGCATGTTGCCCTGAGGCTGGTTGTTCCCCGAGGGCCCTGACTGGTTCTGCTGGCTGGCCAGCATGCCCATCatcccccagctgctctgcagggcagcctgcGCTGCTGCCATCATGGCAGGGTTGATGCTAAAGGCCCCGAAGTTCATACCCCCGCCCATGTTGCTGCCCTGGTTGTTGCCCAGTCCTCCCCCACCTCCTCTACTGTTACCAAATCCCCCCTGATTCCCAAAGCCTCCCGGGTTACCACCAAATCTTCCACCTCTCTCTAACTGTCTACTGCTATTGTGTTTAGGTTCAGCATTGGATATATGTACGCTGATTCCTTTAATGATCAAGTCCTCTCCACAAAGAGACTGGGCAACCTATAAGAAATAAGGGATTGATTAAATGTATGTTAGATGtcctttttttcaaaaatgttagCAGTACAAGACAAAACATAAAACACCCCCTACAATTCTGACCAGATATTTATCCTGCAAAGAAAGCAAATGCATGTACTTAATTCAATTTGAAATGATTTAGCTTTGCAATCATCACTACACTAACTGTAGTACAAAGTCCTGTCTGCACAGCGGCATCTGAAAGTGTACTCTCAGTCCAGTCAATAAATCAGACAGTGGACAAGTAAGCATTTCATGTGTAGTTCCAGAAATGACACTTTATCACGCTACTAAAATATAGTCTAtgaagttaaaatattttaagacttACCTGATCATCTGCAAAGGTAACAAAAGCAAAAGCTCGGAAGGGTTTAGGAATGAAGACATCTACCACCTCCCCATACTGGGCAAAGAACTGTCGGAGCTCATCTGCCGTCATGTCCTCGGTGCAGCGCCCCACAAACACCTTCCTGCTGCGCAGGGGCTCGTCGGGACTTTGCTGGAGAGAATTGAAGGCAAAAACCATCACAACTACAGTCCCTGAGAACAGAGTTACAGCATGGGAAATGACACTCTGAATCTAGCCTGTTCTGACAGCTGCTGATGGAACAAAGTTTGAGATTGTAAATTTAAGActtaaaataagtaaattaaaaaaattctattcCAAGGACATGGCTGCACCTTGTAAAGGTGGGGGGGAAGAACCACAAGAAAATGAGCATGGGAGCAACACATAGGGATGGTGACAAGGCCACTGCAGAACACTTTTTTGTAATAGTTGCATACAGAGACAAGAATAGAAGCTACAGGTTCAGTTTGGAACTCAAAGACTTGTTCTGCTCTTCCCCAAATTAGCGATTCCATCTGCTTTATTCTGCATTTATTCATGCAACAGGCAAGTCAGGCAGGTATTGCTGGACATCAAACACAGATTTCTATCTGTATTTCATTCCCTCACATAATGAGCGATTTTCCCAACATTTCAAATTACTTCCAGCTCACCCACCTGCtccctgttttccttccttgctcTCGCTTGTTCTGCTCATTCACAGTAAAGCCACATCCGAGAGCGGACAGTTAATCTGTGCACAGCTGATGAAGAGCTGCACTTGGAGTGTTTGGTACAAATAAAAGCAGTGGGAAATCCCAAAGTACCTTAGAGTTGGGAAGTTTACAGTCACACCATCTTCCATCGATCATGTGACGCTGGGACATTACTTTCACTTGGGTTTCGTAATCCGTGAACCgaacaaacccaaaacctttTGAGTGGCCTGTTTTAATATCCTTCTTAACCtaggtggggaaaaaaacaaaaaccagaagtAACCACTAGTATGAAGCATGTTGTTACTGAATGAATTTGGTAAAAATCCGTTTGAGAGTTCACCTGTCTTCCAACCATTCTTATCACAGCAACCTCTAATTCCTTTACATCTTCTCCCAAAATTAACAGgctcatggaaaaaaaaagacatcctTAGGAAGAGACACAGGTTCTGATCTTGTCCAAATTTATTAAGCTTCTTTGTTTCTACTGCTTTCTCAGGAGCCTGATATCTACCCAATGTCCCTCCTTACTTGAGCTGCAAATGGATTTTACCTGCACCATCAGAACTTCTCCAAAGGTACTGAAATATTCCTTTAAGTCTTGTTCagtggttttccagggaagacCCAAGACTATTAAATCTGAAGTCTTCTGCACTGCTCGTTTCACTTTCACAGCTGATGATGCATCGGTTTCATCCATTTTTCTCTTATTATCTGAATATAAAAAAGTACATTAGACATCCTCAGAGCTGAAAATTGACCCAGTGACTATCAACTGCATGGGGTTAAATTAGAAACCATGGTGAGGAAGAGTACACCAGCTGTTGAGAGCTAAATGGAACACATATCTGACTGTCCTGAACCAAAGCTAGTCCACAATTGAACCCTCCTCCAAAATGCAAACTGACCCAGTTAGTTCTGCATTAGTTTACTTAAGAATTATCCAGCACCATTCACAGTCCTATAAGGTTGGGAAAAGTTTCATGTTTTCCCCACTATAAGGTGGGGAAAACATGAACTTTTAACAAGACTACTTCACTAgcaatttatttccttcccctctttttttggggggtggagCAGGGTGGTCAGGTTTCTCCTTTCCTGAACACTTCTAAATGGTACCTTTGACTAAACCATGCCTCGAAGAAAAGCGTCTGTGAGTACAG
This genomic interval from Melospiza georgiana isolate bMelGeo1 chromosome 22, bMelGeo1.pri, whole genome shotgun sequence contains the following:
- the MASP2 gene encoding mannan-binding lectin serine protease 2: MRLFVLLAVLCSGVRSSIVPQKMYGRITSPNFPKVYPNHKEKIWNITVPKGYSVRIYFTHFDLELSYLCEYDYVKLSSGGKTLATLCGRGSTDTEEAPGNRTYISADNHLTVVFRSDYSNEKPFTGFEAFYAAEDIDECKQLLDTKPLCSHHCHNYMGGYYCSCRVGYTLHQNKRTCTAEDI
- the TARDBP gene encoding TAR DNA-binding protein 43, whose amino-acid sequence is MSEYIRVTEDENDEPIEIPSEDDGTVLLSTVTAQFPGACGLRYRNPVSQCMRGVRLVEGILHAPEAGWGNLVYVVNYPKDNKRKMDETDASSAVKVKRAVQKTSDLIVLGLPWKTTEQDLKEYFSTFGEVLMVQVKKDIKTGHSKGFGFVRFTDYETQVKVMSQRHMIDGRWCDCKLPNSKQSPDEPLRSRKVFVGRCTEDMTADELRQFFAQYGEVVDVFIPKPFRAFAFVTFADDQVAQSLCGEDLIIKGISVHISNAEPKHNSSRQLERGGRFGGNPGGFGNQGGFGNSRGGGGGLGNNQGSNMGGGMNFGAFSINPAMMAAAQAALQSSWGMMGMLASQQNQSGPSGNNQPQGNMQREQNQGFSSGNNSYGGSNSGAAIGWGSASNPGSSSGFNGGFGSSMDSKSSGWGM